In the genome of Cryptomeria japonica chromosome 8, Sugi_1.0, whole genome shotgun sequence, one region contains:
- the LOC131857560 gene encoding uncharacterized protein LOC131857560 has product MPLRPVSVEEPFAQWGLVFIRMINPPSSTGQKWILTATDYFTRWSEVVPLRNSSKSKVLDFLEDLTCWYYPPKTVISDNVHAFTGSRITQFTLSRGIYLKTSSSYYPQGNGLVESTNKNLIQVIKRIGFEYKEWHHHLRNALWADRIMPKQILKNSPYKLVYGKDALFPLSLEILTLQLLKSMEVAENVPMVVRLAEIMELEEAREVAFTTLQNRQEVLKRWFDSKKSSNLIFALEDLVLKYNERTVKPGQHNKFDCLWEGPFAS; this is encoded by the coding sequence ATGCCACTCAGGCCCGTGTCCGTGGAAGAGCCTTTTGCTCAATGGGGCCTTGTTTTTATCAGAATGATCAACCCCCCAAGTTCAACTGGACAAAAATGGATCCTGactgctactgattatttcactagATGGTCTGAAGTAGTCCCTTTGCGGAATTCATCTAAAAGCAAAGTGTTGGATTTCCTAGAAGATCTAACTTGTTGGTACTATCCGCCAAAAACCGTTATATCAGATAATGTGCACGCATTCACAGGCTCACGAATCACACAATTCACCCTCagcagaggtatttatctcaaGACCTCTTCTAGCtactaccctcaagggaatggacttgTCGAATCTACGAATAAGAACCTGATCCAAGTTATCAAAAGGATAGGTTTTGAATACAAGGAGTGGCACCACCACCTAAGAAATGCACTATGGGCAGACCGCATAATGCCCAAACAGATTCTAAAAAACTCCCCGTACAAGCTGGTATACGGGAAAGATGCACTTTTTCCCTTGTCACTTGAGATTCTGACGTTACAATTGCTAAAATCAATGGAAGTTGCCGAAAACGTCCCCATGGTCGTAAGGTTGGCAGAAATTATGGAACTAGAGGAAGCAAGGGAGGTAGCTTTCACAACTCTCCAAAATAGACAGGAAGTCCTAAAAAGGTGGTTTGACAGTAAAAAGAGTTCTAATTTGATTTTCGCCCTTGAAGACCTTGTATTAAAATATAACGAGAGGACGGTGAAACCTGGTCAGCACAACAAGTTCGACTGCCTATGGGAGGGACCTTTCGCATCATAG
- the LOC131857561 gene encoding predicted GPI-anchored protein 58, with product MAFVFYLKDFNSDIVVMIQSLGGNTLPQAFDIAVQAKNNLIDIGKLSPHPIMLVFSEISTQVMEEAAPSTSAPQSMYSFPTPQTASSATEAQPVLRPAPAPPSPAATARPPARRRPAQPATRNPPAASSPRTAASSPAPSQRAAHAPPPPAPAPGRPEDQGLIFF from the exons ATGGCTTTTGTATTCTATCTAAAAGATTTCAACTCGGACATAGTagtgatgattcaatctttaggaggTAACACTCTTCCGCAAGCATTTGATATAGCAGTCCAAGCTAAAAACAACCTTATTGACATTGGAAAGCTATCCCCTCACCCTATAATGCTAGTATTCTCTGAAATATCTACCCAAGTCATGGAGGAAGCCGCTCCTAGTACTTCTGCTCCACAATCTATGTATTCATTCCCTACTCCCCAAACTGCTTCTTCGGCTACTGAA GCGCAGCCAGTGTTAAGGCCAGCGCCGGCCCCGCCCAGCCCGGCGGCCACCGCTCGGCCACCAGCACGCCGCCGCCCAGCGCAGCCCGCAACCCGCAACCCGCCTGCCGCTAGCAGCCCGCGCACCGCCGCCAGCTCGCCCGCGCCCAGCCAGCGCGCCGCCCACGCGCCGCCGCCTcctgcgcccgcccctggtcgcccagaggaccaggggctgatTTTTTTTTAG